The Euwallacea similis isolate ESF13 chromosome 18, ESF131.1, whole genome shotgun sequence genome contains a region encoding:
- the LOC136414932 gene encoding uncharacterized protein, which yields MENHAGENSLEKMESSEESDSGDEDQSYIRTRRSVIQVCKSKTEKKPDRLNGEYSYQNTIKQRVIGQPCIDCRMECDLRVAERFRQDNYLTFWGKLKSWEDRRNHLRRLVQILRVPHPKNETRKKFLRKYYLEMDDGYTLVCKTMFFNTLAISAKFVETTLQKYPENVLDETKVKLINCPTNSAPKNLESSTPTRTYIKKEKEVEPMVKPKEVPVEGQLLVDANKEDIRPPCACSEQCGQKIPEEARLKIYEHFWTKLQSWEERKLFVINTIEKDRYTFIRMFVLPVKDAGHINVCQEMYLNTLALSEKAIDLLLPITEPLTPKPLKRQHSPEFYPTPHQFTQNHHTKDNRSSAKDLLPPPLKPPCNCPLHCRLKLTEDVRQQIHREYWNLPVQVDQKHFILSTIQVQKSFEIKQFMLPCLYDSIMVCKEMYLNTLSISEEFLLSTVRNINHDGSIREEPNEGSYVHSGNSSNGKTGESSEASSINSTASQIKEDVRHSTKTDVKRVKKQRRSKKMGPPCPTSCRLQCSTKFTEDNRKELHDQFWYSMDWQVRKKFVMDTVEEFPIKNRSIPGRLTKRNFSRIYRLPLKEEKVTVCQKMYFNTLSICSKFVSTVHIWASQVKW from the exons ATGGAAAACCATGCGGGTGAAAATAGCCTCgaaaaaatggaaagtagCGAGGAATCCGATTCGGGAGATGAAGACCAGTCTTATATTAGAACGCGCCGGAGTGTAATTCAAGTGTGCAAATCGAAAACCGAGAAGAAACCCGATAGATTGAATGGTGAATATTCATATCAAAACACCATTAAACAAAGAGTGATTGGTCAGCCATGCATTGACTGCAGAATGGAGTGTGACCTCAGGGTCGCAGAGAGATTCCGacaggataattatttaactttttgggGTAAATTAAAAAGCTGGGAAGACCGCAGAAATCACTTAAGGCGTCTGGTACAAATCCTCAGAGTACCACACCCCAAAAATGAAACCAGGAAAAAGTTTCTGCGGAAATACTATCTTGAGATGGATGATGGTTACACTCTAGTTTGCAAAACAATGTTCTTCAACACACTTGCCATTAGTGCCAAATTTGTTGAGACCACTTTACAGAAATATCCAGAAAATGTCTTAGATGAAACCAAGGTCAAACTTATTAATTGTCCAACCAACAGTGCACCCAAGAATCTTGAATCAAGCACACCTACTCGAACTTAcattaaaaaagagaaagaagTAGAACCAATGGTCAAACCAAAAGAAGTTCCTGTTGAAGGGCAGCTATTAGTTGATGCAAATAAGGAAGACATTAGGCCCCCTTGTGCATGTTCAGAGCAATGTGGGCAAAAGATACCTGAGGAAGCAAGACTTAAgatttatgaacatttttggacCAAACTTCAGTCATGGGAAGAAAGGAAGTTGTTTGTTATTAATACAATTGAGAAGGACAGATATACCTTTATAAGAATGTTTGTTTTGCCTGTGAAAGATGCAGGGCATATTAACGTTTGCCAG GAAATGTATCTCAACACTTTAGCCCTTTCTGAAAAAGCCATTGATCTCCTATTGCCCATAACCGAACCTCTTACTCCTAAACCATTGAAACGTCAACATTCCCCTGAGTTTTATCCAACGCCACATCAATTCACCCAAAATCACCACACCAAAGACAATAGAAGTTCTGCCAAAGATTTGCTGCCGCCCCCTTTGAAACCTCCCTGCAACTGTCCTCTACACTGCAGATTAAAACTGACTGAAGACGTTCGCCAGCAAATCCACCGAGAATACTGGAATCTTCCTGTTCAAGTGGACCAAAAGCACTTTATTCTCTCGACGATTCAAGTGCAAAAAAGCTTTGAGATTAAGCAATTCATGTTGCCTTGTCTGTATGACTCAATAATGGTCTGCAAAGAAATGTATTTGAACACTTTGAGCATCTCTGAAGAGTTCTTGTTGAGTACGGTTCGGAATATCAACCATGATGGAAGCATTAGGGAAGAACCAAATGAAGGCAGCTACGTGCATTCTGGTAATTCTAGTAATGGCAAGACTGGAGAAAGCAGTGAGGCGAGTTCCATTAACTCGACTGCGAGCCAGATTAAAGAAGACGTGCGGCATTCCACTAAAACTGACGTCAAGAGGGTAAAAAAGCAGCGTCGGAGCAAAAAAATGGGCCCTCCTTGTCCTACCTCTTGTCGTTTGCAATGTAGCACCAAGTTTACAGAAGACAACCGCAAAGAACTCCACGACCAGTTTTGGTATTCCATGGACTGGCAGGTGCGAAAGAAGTTTGTTATGGACACGGTGGAAGAGTTTCCCATAAAAAATCGTTCGATTCCGGGAAGATTGACTAAAAGGAATTTTAGCAGGATATATCGGCTTCCACTGAAGGAGGAGAAGGTGACTGTGTGTCAGAAGATGTACTTCAACACACTTTCTATATGTAGCAAGTTTGTCTCTACGGTTCACATTTGGGCTTCCCAAGTTAAATGGTAA